Proteins from a genomic interval of Benincasa hispida cultivar B227 chromosome 7, ASM972705v1, whole genome shotgun sequence:
- the LOC120082147 gene encoding ELL-associated factor 2-like gives MANNNKEEPKTAPQPDRWYNLSLGPSFKDESSNKFCTLRYEFKPASIDKTKPGSLKKTKENRVTVEFQNNQFGKPNVAFVGSSEDYKENDAVLFFDGETFRLERLHRAVKQLRHLRQPGESAAAAAAAPPTTTGVAAPATTSTSGVASALHSLTPPEPRLSPPVAKVAKPMHMGRGSFPTMPVEVERIDIGEPGNTGAKSVVASKGLADYSSDPPNVSASSPGLKNDDEHQDIDIDDLFGSVLSDDGNNAEEERVETGFDINIPHQNDTDDEIADVDDSGDEAEKGPNAAEALRAQVNAEGREGPTAAAALRAQVDAEGRDDQSSSSSSSGSGSGSSSGSSSGSSDSEGSDEDSVTSI, from the exons ATGGCCAACAACAACAAAGAAGAGCCGAAGACCGCGCCCCAGCCCGATCGGTGGTATAACCTATCTCTTGGTCCTTCATTCAAGGATGAATCCTCCAACAAATTTTGCACTCTTCGAT ATGAATTTAAACCCGCGTCGATTGATAAAACAAAGCCGGGATCGCTGAAAAAGACCAAGGAAAATAGGGTTACTGTTGAATTTCAGAACAATCAATTTGGGAAGCCCAATGTGGCTTTTGTTGGTAGTAGTGAGGATTATAAGGAGAATGATGCCGTTTTGTTTTTTGATGGCGAGACATTCCGGTTGGAGCGGCTGCACCGGGCGGTCAAGCAGCTTCGACACCTTCGACAGCCAGGCGAGTCTGCAGCTGCTGCTGCCGCTGCCCCTCCCACTACCACTGGTGTGGCTGCCCCCGCCACCACATCCACCTCTGGTGTGGCTTCTGCCCTTCATTCTTTGACACCACCGGAGCCTCGGTTATCTCCTCCAGTGGCTAAAGTTGCCAAACCTATGCATATGGGTCGAGGCAGTTTTCCAACTATGCCG GTAGAGGTGGAAAGGATAGATATTGGAGAGCCAGGAAATACAG GTGCAAAATCTGTTGTTGCTAGTAAAGGGCTTGCTGATTACTCATCAGATCCACCAAATGTATCTGCTTCTTCTCCGGGCCTGAAGAATGATGATGAGCATCAAGATATAGatattgatgatctttttgggTCTGTTTTGTCTGATGATGGAAATAATGCCGAAGAAGAAAGAGTTGAGACTGGATTCGATATAAATATACCACATCAGAACGATACCGATGATGAGATTGCTGATGTGGATGATAGTGGTGACGAAGCGGAGAAGGGACCTAATGCTGCAGAAGCCCTCAGAGCTCAGGTCAATGCAGAGGGTAGGGAGGGACCTACTGCAGCAGCAGCCCTCAGAGCTCAGGTTGATGCAGAAGGTAGAGACGACCAGAGCTCAAGTTCTAGTAGTAGCGGATCGGGCAGTGGCAGCAGCAGTGGAAGTAGCAGTGGTAGCAGTGACAGTGAAGGTAGTGATGAGGATTCGGTTACTTCAATCTGA